The following are from one region of the Polyangiaceae bacterium genome:
- a CDS encoding HEAT repeat domain-containing protein, producing the protein MRMWSDFARPYEGAGGRNPDFLVGCWALCAAEAGMRLRCFQRLATGLGVKSRSLLRSLTFGVFTGASLLWAASAAGANAVTPAPPGGAKLAVGFDAMGDLKGALCRKEPCEIGSGQSVGLPEELRASKEKARLSIVPLGKGSYVVHVAVPRTPGRAWEALVGQRGGKVVVVFAGETGPVTGAEGERSGAVVNVSEATSDGSRRVVVGEMLESMSLCGRPAVLSPKLLLPKDMKLHSAKVQRLTPEERASAISLTATVVDPESKPGPSLLRAISASSAVGNPSALTDGDLETTWAEGRGGSGRGEFALMLSPPEVPLSAFEFVIRPPSREVAHGSAPKSFFLALTKQLFKVEMPEDAWQFPGRRYRVELNEAVTSDCVALVTDDAFDESKSSQVSFAELNAVSSFDTQNLEGLVGALAGGGERAEAAGAVLRGLGAPAFAEIRKRFKSLDAGGRRVALDVMDHAPCSDSATVYVEALLSKYEAHRIHAEARIRRCGEAAVQPLTSALGGASGPRAAQILAAVAPAAAVDALMAQLVALAPGAKPPPAAPRTKAGIAKYKQQRAAQVKNSKLRAAYRSALAVAASQPAATQVVAKQLAKALPKNARIDLLRALGGGVARHPGALASLNTLLRQGGDFRTRYLLIAPLSELAKKSPAARAELSRLLAKDPSGHIRAEAARSIDEPSQFQKELLTALGDREVRVREAAASVLSGPNAGFAEAPLTSRLTEDRWPLVRATAARSLGDLPASPRVDAALASALEDESPHVRRPVVLALGARGALRYSKAVAERLEDREEKAEVRAAAALALGRMCAVDQVDLLESYATKLANPFSDPELRPVAAAALLSLGKLHPTDLRARLEPFFKPEAPRAAKQAAETMLKAPPGCGKPKS; encoded by the coding sequence ATGCGAATGTGGTCGGATTTCGCCCGCCCGTATGAGGGTGCGGGCGGGCGGAATCCGGATTTTTTGGTCGGCTGTTGGGCGTTGTGCGCCGCGGAAGCGGGGATGCGCTTGCGCTGCTTTCAGCGCCTCGCTACGGGCTTGGGGGTGAAGTCGCGTTCTCTCCTTCGCTCGTTGACCTTCGGCGTGTTCACCGGGGCGTCGTTGCTCTGGGCAGCGAGTGCTGCGGGGGCCAATGCCGTCACTCCTGCGCCACCTGGCGGTGCCAAGCTCGCGGTTGGCTTCGATGCCATGGGAGATCTGAAGGGCGCGCTCTGCCGAAAGGAGCCGTGTGAGATCGGCAGTGGTCAGAGCGTGGGCCTGCCCGAGGAGTTGCGCGCCAGCAAGGAGAAGGCCAGGCTCTCGATAGTTCCGCTCGGAAAAGGCAGCTATGTCGTGCACGTCGCTGTGCCACGGACACCAGGCAGGGCCTGGGAGGCGTTGGTTGGGCAACGTGGTGGCAAGGTAGTCGTTGTTTTCGCCGGAGAGACGGGGCCGGTAACCGGTGCTGAGGGCGAACGTAGTGGTGCAGTTGTCAACGTCTCTGAAGCCACCAGCGATGGCTCTCGGCGCGTCGTCGTGGGTGAGATGTTGGAGAGCATGTCCTTGTGTGGGCGGCCGGCGGTCCTCTCCCCCAAACTGCTGCTCCCAAAGGACATGAAGCTGCACTCGGCGAAGGTGCAGCGCTTGACCCCTGAGGAGCGAGCCAGTGCGATCTCACTGACCGCGACCGTGGTCGACCCCGAGAGCAAGCCCGGTCCGAGCTTGCTACGCGCCATCTCTGCCAGCAGCGCGGTGGGGAACCCGAGCGCGTTGACCGATGGCGATCTCGAGACTACCTGGGCGGAGGGACGCGGAGGCTCCGGGCGTGGAGAGTTTGCCTTGATGCTGTCGCCGCCGGAGGTGCCGCTCAGCGCCTTTGAGTTCGTCATCCGGCCCCCGAGTCGTGAGGTGGCCCACGGCAGCGCGCCAAAGAGCTTCTTTTTGGCGCTGACCAAGCAGCTCTTCAAGGTAGAGATGCCTGAAGACGCATGGCAGTTCCCTGGTCGGCGTTACCGCGTGGAACTAAACGAGGCAGTGACCAGCGACTGCGTCGCACTGGTGACGGATGATGCGTTCGACGAGAGCAAGTCGTCCCAGGTCAGCTTCGCCGAGCTGAACGCCGTGAGCAGCTTCGACACGCAAAACCTCGAAGGGTTGGTGGGTGCGCTGGCCGGAGGCGGCGAGCGCGCCGAGGCTGCTGGCGCCGTGCTGAGAGGTCTTGGCGCGCCCGCTTTTGCGGAGATCCGCAAGCGCTTCAAGTCCCTCGATGCCGGCGGTCGGCGAGTGGCTCTCGACGTGATGGATCACGCGCCGTGCTCTGACTCCGCGACCGTGTATGTGGAGGCCTTACTCTCCAAGTATGAGGCTCATCGAATCCATGCGGAAGCGAGAATTCGGCGCTGCGGTGAGGCCGCTGTCCAGCCGCTGACGTCAGCGCTCGGTGGCGCCTCCGGACCGCGCGCGGCACAGATCCTCGCGGCAGTTGCACCCGCAGCAGCGGTGGACGCTCTGATGGCGCAATTGGTTGCCCTCGCGCCCGGCGCGAAGCCACCCCCAGCAGCGCCGCGCACGAAGGCAGGCATCGCAAAGTACAAGCAGCAACGCGCGGCGCAGGTGAAGAACAGCAAGCTCCGGGCGGCCTACCGTTCGGCGCTTGCGGTGGCCGCTAGTCAACCTGCGGCGACCCAGGTGGTGGCCAAGCAGCTCGCCAAAGCGCTGCCCAAGAACGCGCGCATCGACCTCTTGCGGGCGCTTGGCGGCGGTGTCGCTAGGCACCCAGGTGCACTGGCCAGCCTGAATACTTTGCTGCGCCAAGGCGGCGATTTTCGCACGCGGTACCTCCTGATAGCGCCGCTGAGCGAGCTGGCGAAGAAGTCTCCTGCAGCGCGCGCGGAGCTTTCGCGCCTGTTGGCGAAGGACCCTAGCGGCCATATTCGTGCGGAAGCGGCTCGATCCATCGACGAGCCGAGTCAATTCCAGAAGGAGTTGCTCACGGCGCTCGGGGATCGCGAGGTGCGCGTGCGCGAGGCCGCGGCGTCGGTGCTCTCGGGGCCCAACGCTGGTTTCGCCGAGGCTCCGTTGACTTCTCGACTAACGGAAGACCGCTGGCCCCTGGTGCGCGCAACCGCTGCTCGCAGCCTGGGTGATCTTCCGGCTTCACCTCGCGTCGACGCCGCGCTGGCTTCGGCGCTCGAGGACGAGTCGCCTCATGTTCGCCGTCCAGTGGTGCTGGCACTCGGAGCGCGGGGCGCATTGCGCTACTCGAAGGCGGTCGCAGAACGCCTCGAGGATCGTGAAGAAAAGGCCGAGGTGCGCGCTGCGGCTGCGTTGGCTTTGGGGCGGATGTGCGCCGTGGACCAGGTGGACCTGCTGGAGTCGTACGCGACGAAACTGGCGAACCCCTTTTCGGATCCAGAGCTCCGTCCCGTGGCCGCCGCAGCGCTCTTGAGCCTCGGCAAGCTTCACCCCACGGATTTACGCGCGCGGCTCGAGCCATTCTTCAAGCCAGAAGCGCCCCGCGCAGCGAAACAAGCCGCCGAGACCATGCTCAAGGCACCCCCCGGGTGTGGCAAGCCGAAGAGCTGA
- a CDS encoding methyltransferase: MTATSDVDIAARIQSLTEVSAPYSCPELPMWLGSPQTPLWRASEAELNAWQCPEPYWAFAWPGGQALARVVLDQPELVRGLDVLDFGGGGGVLSLAALRSGARRVVLSELDPWARIAAQLNLGLSPALPKQDMQVRLEDLIGRDVDEQVILVGDVLYEEALALRVLPWLRRQARRGVRVLIGEPGRGHASLVNAREIARVLAPTDTGLDGSILKELGVVELPC, translated from the coding sequence ATGACTGCGACATCGGATGTCGATATTGCCGCGCGGATTCAAAGTTTGACGGAGGTCAGCGCCCCGTACAGTTGCCCCGAGCTGCCCATGTGGCTTGGCTCTCCCCAAACGCCGCTCTGGCGCGCCAGCGAGGCCGAGCTCAACGCTTGGCAGTGCCCAGAGCCTTACTGGGCCTTCGCATGGCCCGGCGGGCAAGCGCTGGCGCGCGTCGTCCTCGACCAACCGGAACTGGTGCGTGGGCTCGATGTCTTGGATTTTGGTGGTGGCGGGGGGGTGCTCAGCCTGGCGGCGCTCCGCTCGGGAGCGCGACGCGTCGTGCTGAGCGAGCTGGATCCCTGGGCGCGCATCGCGGCGCAGCTCAACCTGGGCTTGAGCCCAGCCCTGCCGAAGCAGGACATGCAGGTGCGGCTCGAGGATTTGATTGGGCGTGACGTCGATGAACAGGTGATCCTGGTCGGCGACGTGCTGTACGAGGAGGCCCTGGCTTTGCGTGTGCTCCCGTGGCTCCGGCGGCAAGCCAGGCGCGGGGTGCGGGTGCTCATCGGCGAACCGGGGCGAGGTCATGCTTCGCTCGTGAATGCCCGGGAAATCGCGCGGGTGCTGGCGCCTACGGATACTGGTTTGGACGGCAGCATCCTCAAGGAGCTCGGTGTCGTGGAGCTGCCCTGCTGA
- a CDS encoding chorismate mutase, giving the protein MDPELAELRDAIDALDREILELVARRVEVVLRVGDFKRARNLRVYDPARERDVLDKLSAACRSPLTQETVRRIFERLIDESRRLEQVHVSQQK; this is encoded by the coding sequence GTGGACCCCGAGCTAGCTGAGCTGCGAGACGCTATCGACGCGCTGGATCGAGAGATCTTGGAGCTTGTGGCGAGACGCGTGGAGGTGGTGCTGAGAGTCGGAGACTTCAAACGCGCTCGCAACTTGCGCGTCTACGATCCTGCTCGAGAGCGGGACGTGTTGGACAAGCTCTCCGCTGCGTGTCGCTCGCCCCTCACCCAAGAGACCGTACGACGCATCTTCGAGCGCTTGATCGACGAAAGCCGGCGCCTCGAGCAAGTGCACGTGAGCCAGCAGAAATAG
- a CDS encoding VWA domain-containing protein, translated as MKCAPPPPVSALHKRLSQAIVLGLAVAGGALMAAGCGAEERAPPPAATQKPVNDAGFIESGTDDPPPLDASGLCGNELIPIVDERPNLYFVVDHSGSMNQEVSGRSLAEATHDAIRDVLQLVGPHVRYGAAVFPNPGIGECAAGSEVYALRAGEPNPESGTSATLRGLLNALDDAPVRGGTPVSSTLEVLRSSLLNEDRRTYVILATDGGPNCNSKQDCTAEECQLNIEGATVGGFECDAKLNCCDPNFALGAQLNCLDREPSVARVAELRAGGVDTFVIGMKGSEPYQDTLNQLAVAGGRSRGVEPRYYPADSPQALSDALVQIGLAVAISCTIELNAKPPDRNKVNVYFDSALIPSDQSDGWRWVDDTHIEIVGDRCVELQSAKVDQVQIVSGCPTELK; from the coding sequence GTGAAGTGCGCCCCTCCCCCGCCAGTCAGCGCGCTGCACAAGCGCCTGTCTCAAGCCATCGTGCTGGGCCTCGCGGTGGCTGGGGGAGCGCTGATGGCAGCCGGCTGTGGCGCCGAAGAGCGCGCGCCCCCGCCCGCCGCGACCCAGAAACCGGTCAATGACGCGGGCTTCATCGAGAGCGGAACCGATGATCCACCGCCGCTCGACGCAAGCGGGCTCTGCGGCAACGAGTTGATCCCAATCGTGGATGAGCGGCCGAACCTGTACTTCGTTGTGGACCACTCGGGGAGCATGAACCAAGAGGTCTCTGGGCGGAGCCTCGCGGAAGCAACTCACGATGCGATCAGAGACGTGTTGCAGCTGGTCGGTCCTCACGTCCGCTACGGCGCGGCGGTGTTTCCGAATCCGGGGATCGGTGAGTGTGCCGCCGGCTCCGAGGTGTATGCGCTGCGAGCCGGCGAACCCAACCCGGAATCGGGAACGAGCGCCACCCTGCGCGGTCTGCTCAACGCGCTGGACGACGCGCCCGTGCGAGGCGGCACGCCCGTCTCCTCCACCCTCGAGGTGCTCCGCTCGTCGTTGCTCAACGAAGACCGCCGCACTTACGTGATCTTGGCCACCGACGGCGGGCCAAACTGCAACTCCAAGCAGGACTGCACCGCCGAGGAGTGCCAGCTGAACATCGAAGGGGCTACAGTCGGTGGTTTCGAGTGTGATGCGAAGCTGAACTGCTGCGACCCCAACTTTGCCTTGGGTGCTCAGCTCAACTGTCTGGATCGAGAGCCCAGCGTCGCTCGCGTGGCTGAGCTACGCGCCGGCGGCGTAGATACCTTCGTGATTGGCATGAAGGGCAGCGAGCCTTACCAGGACACCCTGAACCAGCTCGCGGTAGCTGGTGGGCGCTCTCGTGGAGTTGAGCCCCGCTACTATCCGGCGGATTCTCCTCAGGCGCTCAGCGATGCCCTGGTTCAGATTGGTCTGGCGGTAGCGATCAGCTGCACCATCGAGCTCAACGCGAAGCCGCCGGATCGGAACAAGGTGAACGTCTACTTCGACAGCGCTCTGATCCCCAGCGATCAGAGCGACGGCTGGCGCTGGGTAGACGACACGCACATCGAGATCGTTGGCGACCGCTGCGTGGAGCTGCAGAGCGCCAAAGTCGACCAGGTTCAAATCGTCTCAGGCTGCCCGACCGAGCTGAAGTGA
- a CDS encoding carboxypeptidase regulatory-like domain-containing protein has translation MSDPKRKSADSPGKRPTPEAGDAGAKGARVGDAAKNAVRGERFARWAYWLAALVCLVFLAGLMDTRLIPPLTSGPVAPSPPTPVEERDGRLLVLAVDGRGCVKTPVDAGADAGGDRAVDCSSAPPVAGATVRLFLRLGDRYYASGQGTTDEQGTVSLEALPRGATWVLVNAEGFARSSAQLVVEGLEAPEDVRRARVVLEPAQQLTVRVQDEAGNPLPDATVLATGGDPLPHGGLTDKHGKLEFTSLGRAPWTVKASARGYESQTQSGVTGDLMLTLRRLGSLSVKVVDVGGGPAQGADVLISGSGLWPARRARTDALGITRIGGLLSGAYDIRAEKASAVSHTLIGHQVTKGEHAEVTLQLLPGRMVQVVVSGGSEEQSELVQGADVVLTEFGLSSFPIQGTTGSDGSVTLGPIAPGPATVSARATGFVARGGVPVPEQLDGPVKISLLKGATLIGLVKDTNDNPVDGASIEIIGTDIDGMPVAETPQLTAFRDLHFAWALAGPSPLIPAGELGVMPGPIPPIPKDWPPSSAGMVFQDFDQGRQSDYVPWVTGLDGRFRAHPVTPGRVRALVRHPAYVEGISDVVTLGPGGEAEVEVVLKAGGTLEGRLVDKGGFGVSGARIDIMALEGTLERTTVTASDGTFAFAAVPEQILLNVYRPDDFDRVVITKVIEVPEGGKKEIEITLPEEREPIVVRVEAGRGDPVEMAQVSVLSLDPEEPLRATFFSDERGEVKVEDARGLPLEVVVTAPGYARAQVQLKQAAELVSVKLETAVSVIGQVTAVRGRRSVEGANILLISGGEQKGALTDSDGKFRIDNVTPGPGRLVVSHPEFARVERNLSIERTEREDRPVELETVDLSAPGDVEGDVVDTDGEPVAGARVAVDVAPAFLPVGALPPGVAVTDSKGHFVLRGLSAGAVLLEAYAADVGRGQLKTEVSEGDATRGVRIVLNLPVSDTEPAATGSVAVTLGENDTDQGVVVVLVHVAPGSEAERAGLLAGDFVLAVDGVDVTGMVDARRRMSGPVRGDVVLEIERNGGPLTLRVRRERVRR, from the coding sequence TTGAGCGACCCGAAACGCAAATCAGCCGATTCGCCAGGCAAGCGTCCCACGCCGGAAGCAGGGGATGCTGGAGCCAAGGGTGCTCGCGTCGGGGACGCAGCGAAGAATGCCGTGCGCGGCGAGCGCTTCGCGCGCTGGGCCTACTGGCTCGCCGCGCTGGTGTGTTTGGTGTTCCTCGCGGGGCTGATGGACACTCGACTGATCCCGCCGCTGACCTCAGGTCCCGTTGCACCCTCACCCCCAACCCCGGTCGAGGAGCGAGACGGACGGCTGCTGGTGCTCGCGGTGGATGGTCGCGGTTGCGTGAAGACCCCTGTCGATGCGGGAGCCGACGCTGGGGGCGACCGAGCGGTGGATTGCAGTAGCGCGCCGCCGGTGGCTGGCGCGACGGTGAGGCTGTTCTTACGGCTTGGCGATCGCTACTACGCGTCGGGGCAGGGTACCACGGACGAACAGGGGACCGTGTCTCTAGAGGCGTTGCCGCGCGGAGCCACATGGGTGCTCGTGAACGCGGAGGGTTTCGCTCGCAGCAGCGCCCAGCTCGTGGTCGAAGGCCTGGAGGCTCCCGAAGACGTGCGTCGCGCGCGGGTGGTGCTCGAGCCCGCGCAGCAGCTGACCGTCAGAGTGCAAGATGAAGCGGGCAACCCGCTTCCAGACGCCACCGTGCTCGCGACGGGTGGTGACCCATTGCCCCACGGCGGGCTCACCGACAAGCACGGCAAGCTGGAGTTCACCAGTCTGGGGCGCGCGCCGTGGACGGTGAAGGCCTCCGCTCGAGGTTATGAATCCCAGACGCAGTCGGGAGTGACCGGGGACTTGATGCTGACCCTGCGTCGTCTGGGAAGCCTGAGCGTGAAGGTGGTCGACGTAGGCGGTGGGCCGGCCCAAGGCGCGGACGTGCTGATTTCGGGCTCTGGGTTGTGGCCGGCGCGCCGAGCGCGCACCGACGCGCTGGGAATCACCCGTATCGGCGGCTTGCTGTCGGGCGCATATGACATCCGCGCGGAAAAAGCCAGCGCGGTTAGCCATACCTTGATCGGACACCAGGTCACCAAGGGTGAGCACGCCGAGGTCACGCTCCAGCTCTTGCCTGGGCGCATGGTGCAGGTCGTGGTCAGCGGTGGCAGCGAGGAGCAGAGCGAGCTAGTCCAAGGTGCGGATGTCGTGCTCACGGAGTTCGGCTTGAGCTCGTTTCCCATTCAAGGCACCACGGGCAGCGACGGCAGCGTTACCCTTGGCCCCATCGCGCCAGGGCCTGCGACGGTTTCGGCTCGCGCGACGGGGTTCGTTGCGCGAGGGGGAGTGCCGGTTCCAGAGCAGCTCGACGGACCCGTGAAGATCAGCTTGCTCAAGGGCGCCACGCTGATCGGGTTGGTTAAGGACACCAATGACAACCCCGTTGACGGTGCGTCCATCGAGATCATCGGAACTGACATCGACGGCATGCCCGTCGCGGAAACGCCGCAGCTCACCGCCTTCCGCGACCTGCACTTTGCCTGGGCGCTGGCGGGACCAAGTCCGCTGATCCCCGCGGGCGAGCTCGGGGTCATGCCGGGACCGATTCCGCCGATCCCCAAGGACTGGCCTCCTAGTTCCGCGGGGATGGTCTTCCAAGACTTCGATCAGGGACGCCAATCCGACTATGTGCCTTGGGTGACCGGGCTGGACGGCCGCTTCAGAGCGCACCCAGTGACGCCAGGTCGCGTGCGCGCGCTGGTGCGCCACCCGGCGTACGTCGAAGGCATCAGCGACGTCGTGACCTTGGGGCCCGGGGGTGAAGCGGAGGTCGAGGTGGTGCTGAAAGCGGGTGGTACGCTTGAGGGCAGACTGGTCGACAAGGGCGGTTTTGGGGTCAGCGGTGCACGCATCGACATCATGGCGCTCGAGGGAACCCTCGAGCGCACAACCGTGACCGCGAGCGACGGTACGTTCGCGTTTGCTGCAGTGCCCGAGCAAATCTTGCTGAACGTCTACAGACCCGATGACTTCGATCGCGTGGTCATCACGAAGGTGATCGAGGTCCCCGAGGGCGGGAAGAAAGAGATCGAGATCACACTGCCTGAAGAACGTGAGCCGATTGTGGTGCGGGTGGAGGCAGGGCGTGGTGATCCGGTCGAGATGGCTCAGGTGAGCGTGCTCAGCCTCGACCCCGAGGAGCCCCTGCGGGCCACTTTCTTCAGCGACGAGCGCGGTGAGGTGAAGGTCGAGGACGCTCGCGGTCTGCCCCTCGAAGTGGTGGTGACGGCGCCTGGCTACGCACGCGCGCAGGTGCAGCTGAAGCAGGCGGCTGAGCTGGTCAGCGTCAAGCTCGAGACCGCAGTCAGTGTGATTGGCCAGGTGACGGCGGTGCGCGGTCGGCGCTCCGTGGAGGGCGCGAACATCCTCTTGATCAGCGGTGGCGAGCAGAAGGGCGCGCTTACTGACTCCGACGGGAAATTCCGCATAGATAATGTGACGCCGGGTCCTGGGCGGCTCGTGGTGAGCCATCCGGAGTTCGCTCGCGTCGAGCGCAACTTGAGCATTGAGCGCACAGAGCGCGAAGACCGCCCGGTTGAACTCGAGACGGTGGACCTCAGCGCGCCCGGCGATGTCGAGGGAGACGTCGTGGATACTGACGGCGAACCCGTCGCCGGTGCTCGCGTGGCAGTGGACGTCGCTCCCGCGTTCTTGCCTGTCGGCGCGCTGCCGCCGGGAGTTGCGGTTACCGACTCCAAGGGACACTTCGTCCTCCGCGGCCTGAGCGCTGGAGCAGTGCTGCTCGAGGCATACGCGGCGGATGTAGGGCGAGGGCAGCTCAAGACCGAGGTGAGCGAAGGCGATGCCACGCGGGGTGTGCGAATCGTGTTGAACCTTCCGGTTAGCGACACGGAGCCTGCTGCGACTGGCTCAGTCGCAGTGACTCTGGGCGAGAACGATACGGATCAAGGGGTGGTCGTCGTGCTGGTTCACGTCGCACCAGGGAGTGAGGCGGAGCGAGCAGGCCTCTTGGCAGGCGACTTCGTGCTTGCGGTAGACGGAGTCGACGTGACCGGCATGGTAGATGCGCGACGGCGCATGAGCGGCCCGGTGCGGGGCGACGTGGTGCTGGAGATCGAACGCAACGGCGGCCCGCTCACGCTTCGGGTGCGGCGCGAGCGGGTTCGACGCTAG
- a CDS encoding glycosyl hydrolase, whose product MISSTLRGSASLSWALLGALWLVACSGDTGEQTPKGFGDGGNGQGGSAAQGGSSGQAGSAGAAASGGSGGTAAGGSAGTSQGGSAGMSSGGTAGSGAVTADCPVSLTYDPPAGKVVSQASIAGEWNGFSASALPMQGPDSQGNFHADFQLPPGLYGYKLVLDGTEWVFDPAQGYRKYVDQTENSGLRVEDCTRPRLSVTSSSKTQSSFQAKLDVLRAISGAAISSVSVSHRSPSGEQGAPSTLSADTIDIDLSGLAQGKHTLVVHVQDVDGHQSDDLLLPFWIESAEFSWQDAVIYMAVTDRFEDGDTGNDPGPTSGVTDARADWNGGDFDGLRARIADGTLDALGVRALWLTPFQTNPAVAYGAADGVHQVTGYHGYWPVEPRTVEPRLGGEVALKALVKEAHAHGIRVLMDFVLNHVHENHPYVTQHPDWFRTGCVCGTSGCDWTDKRLECLFTDYLPDVNWTVTAASEQFVDDAVWWLEEFDLDGLRVDAVKHVEDAAIRNLATRVRQTFEGAGNRYFMMGETAMGWSDCSVDCNKSQYDTISNYIGPYALDGQFDFVLYHAVPYRVFAYQDKGLLHADYWTQQSQLQYPQGSIMTPFIGSHDSSRFVSISTYRGQSGYDRSVAFNQWSNLPSAPPNSEPYSRQRVALAWLLTLPGAPLLYYGDEYGQFGGADPDNRAMWRGPGALSSDETTTLNFTRKVGQARRELAALRRGDYRSLYATETFLAYARVYMGQVAIVALSLDPNSTTTQITLPVSLGLSDGSSLTDRLNGGSVSVSSGKLTINLAGFGAAILAP is encoded by the coding sequence ATGATAAGTTCGACGCTACGAGGTTCCGCCTCGCTCTCGTGGGCACTGCTCGGTGCCTTGTGGCTCGTTGCGTGCAGCGGGGACACCGGAGAACAGACGCCGAAGGGATTTGGCGACGGCGGCAATGGCCAAGGCGGCAGCGCCGCGCAAGGTGGTAGTTCCGGGCAGGCTGGTAGTGCCGGAGCAGCTGCTAGTGGCGGCAGCGGTGGAACGGCCGCGGGTGGTTCAGCTGGCACTTCCCAAGGCGGAAGCGCCGGAATGAGCAGCGGGGGAACCGCCGGCAGCGGCGCAGTGACTGCCGACTGCCCCGTGAGCCTCACCTACGACCCACCTGCAGGCAAGGTGGTAAGTCAAGCCTCAATCGCCGGCGAATGGAATGGCTTCAGCGCTAGCGCGCTCCCGATGCAGGGTCCTGACAGCCAAGGCAATTTCCACGCAGATTTTCAGTTACCACCGGGGCTCTACGGGTACAAGCTGGTGTTGGATGGCACTGAGTGGGTGTTCGACCCCGCGCAAGGCTACCGAAAGTACGTCGACCAAACCGAAAACTCGGGCCTGCGCGTCGAGGACTGCACGCGCCCCCGCTTGAGCGTGACCAGCAGCTCCAAGACGCAGAGCTCCTTCCAGGCGAAGCTCGACGTGTTGCGCGCGATCTCAGGCGCCGCAATCAGCAGCGTCAGCGTGAGCCACAGGAGCCCTAGCGGGGAGCAAGGCGCGCCAAGCACGCTCAGCGCCGACACCATCGATATCGACCTCAGCGGGCTCGCCCAAGGCAAGCACACCCTGGTCGTCCACGTCCAAGATGTGGACGGCCACCAAAGCGACGACTTGCTGCTGCCGTTCTGGATCGAGAGCGCGGAATTCAGCTGGCAAGACGCCGTGATCTACATGGCGGTCACTGACCGCTTCGAGGATGGCGACACGGGCAACGACCCGGGCCCAACCTCTGGGGTCACTGATGCCCGCGCCGACTGGAACGGCGGAGATTTCGACGGACTACGCGCCCGCATCGCCGATGGAACCCTGGATGCCCTCGGTGTACGCGCATTGTGGCTCACCCCCTTCCAAACCAACCCCGCTGTAGCGTACGGGGCCGCCGATGGCGTGCATCAGGTCACTGGCTATCATGGCTACTGGCCCGTCGAACCCCGAACGGTCGAACCTCGATTGGGGGGAGAGGTAGCGCTGAAAGCGTTGGTGAAGGAAGCCCACGCCCACGGTATCCGCGTGTTGATGGACTTCGTCCTCAACCACGTGCACGAGAATCACCCCTACGTGACTCAACACCCGGACTGGTTCCGCACGGGATGCGTGTGTGGGACGAGCGGCTGCGACTGGACCGACAAGCGCCTTGAGTGTCTCTTCACGGACTACCTGCCCGACGTGAACTGGACGGTCACCGCGGCTAGCGAGCAGTTCGTGGACGACGCGGTGTGGTGGCTCGAGGAGTTCGACCTCGATGGCCTGCGAGTGGACGCCGTGAAGCACGTCGAGGACGCCGCGATCCGCAACCTGGCGACGCGCGTGCGTCAGACCTTCGAGGGCGCCGGTAACCGCTACTTCATGATGGGGGAGACGGCCATGGGCTGGAGCGACTGCTCAGTCGACTGCAACAAGAGCCAGTACGACACCATCTCGAACTACATCGGCCCATACGCCCTGGATGGGCAGTTCGACTTCGTGCTGTATCATGCCGTTCCCTATCGGGTGTTCGCCTACCAGGACAAGGGGCTGCTCCACGCGGACTACTGGACCCAGCAGAGTCAGCTTCAATATCCGCAAGGAAGCATCATGACGCCGTTCATCGGCAGCCATGACTCATCACGCTTCGTGTCAATCTCGACCTATCGCGGGCAAAGCGGCTACGACCGCTCCGTAGCCTTCAATCAATGGAGCAACCTGCCCAGCGCCCCGCCAAACTCGGAGCCCTACTCCAGGCAACGGGTTGCGCTCGCGTGGCTGCTCACCCTGCCCGGAGCGCCGCTGCTCTACTACGGGGACGAATATGGGCAGTTTGGCGGGGCGGACCCGGACAACCGAGCGATGTGGCGGGGACCAGGAGCCTTGTCCAGTGACGAAACCACGACGCTAAATTTCACACGGAAAGTGGGCCAAGCGCGACGCGAGCTGGCAGCGCTGCGGCGCGGAGACTACCGCTCGCTCTACGCTACCGAGACCTTTCTCGCGTATGCTCGGGTCTACATGGGACAGGTCGCGATCGTCGCGCTGTCTCTGGATCCGAACAGCACGACGACCCAGATCACCCTGCCTGTCTCCCTTGGACTCAGCGATGGCAGCTCACTCACCGATCGGCTGAACGGTGGCTCCGTCAGCGTCAGCAGTGGCAAACTCACCATCAACCTCGCTGGATTCGGAGCGGCAATCCTCGCCCCTTGA